The following proteins come from a genomic window of Triticum aestivum cultivar Chinese Spring chromosome 6A, IWGSC CS RefSeq v2.1, whole genome shotgun sequence:
- the LOC123129334 gene encoding WAT1-related protein At3g30340-like translates to MDWKPAVMMMAVVIMYAVLNVMTKIAFNEGMHTTVFIVLRLLIAALFLSPVAYFRERKSRPKLTIEIFVYLFLSALLGVDLIGAPAKHLATTAAHSGAPRWVVGLVALLGFSTSWPMWFILQSKIGTKYPALYSSTAWMFLLSFAQMAVVGAATEKMTLQVWVPGTVLQAVTVLFAGVGVLALGLLAMTWCVERRGPVFTTAFMPLIQIITAGIDVAILHEQLHLGSVGKEQRGKHHIRLLH, encoded by the exons ATGGACTGGAAAcctgcggtgatgatgatggcagtgGTGATCATGTACGCGGTGTTGAATGTGATGACGAAGATAGCTTTCAATGAAGGGATGCACACCACCGTGTTCATCGTCCTCCGCCTGCTCATCGCCGCGCTCTTCCTCTCCCCGGTCGCATACTTCAGAGAGAG GAAGAGTAGACCTAAGCTGACCATCGAGATCTTCGTCTACCTCTTCTTGAGTGCCTTGCTAGG TGTTGACCTGATTGGTGCACCAGCAAAACACCTAGCCACCACTGCCGCCCATAGCGGGGCACCGAGGTGGGTGGTGGGCTTAGTAGCACTGTTGGGCTTCTCAACAAGCTGGCCAATGTGGTTCATCCTACAGTCCAAGATTGGGACAAAGTACCCGGCACTCTACTCCAGCACGGCGTGGATGTTCCTCCTTAGCTTTGCCCAGATGGCTGTCGTAGGTGCCGCAACCGAGAAGATGACCTTGCAGGTATGGGTCCCAGGCACGGTGCTCCAGGCCGTCACCGTACTCTTCGCGGGTGTCGGAGTGTTGGCGCTGGGGCTCCTGGCCATGACATGGTGCGTGGAGCGGCGAGGGCCTGTGTTCACCACAGCCTTCATGCCGCTAATTCAGATCATCACAGCTGGGATCGACGTCGCCATCCTCCATGAGCAGCTCCACCTTGGTAGCGTGGGGAAAGAGCAACGAGGAAAGCACCATATTAGACTGCTCCATTGA